Proteins encoded together in one Roseibacterium elongatum DSM 19469 window:
- a CDS encoding disulfide bond formation protein B, producing the protein MPVATVAPCHCGGAVADRPGPARCRPGAGRRGQHAGEYRPRPLSRRGSNATWWEGPSSCTGAGGDLGAMSVEDLLNPEVGPAIVMCDEVAWEMFGLSMASYNAIAGLVLAAIWIMAARRPA; encoded by the coding sequence GTGCCTGTGGCAACGGTGGCCCCATGCCATTGCGGTGGTGCTGTCGCTGATCGGCCTGGCCCTGCCCGGTGTCGTCCTGGCGCTGGCCGGCGCGGCCAGCATGCTGGTGAATACCGGCCTCGGCCTCTATCACGACGGGGGTCGAACGCGACGTGGTGGGAAGGTCCGTCCAGTTGCACCGGCGCCGGCGGGGATCTGGGCGCGATGTCGGTCGAGGACCTGCTCAACCCCGAGGTCGGCCCCGCCATCGTCATGTGCGACGAGGTCGCCTGGGAGATGTTCGGCCTGTCGATGGCCAGCTACAACGCCATTGCGGGGCTGGTGCTGGCCGCGA